Below is a window of Diaminobutyricibacter sp. McL0608 DNA.
CGCAGATCCTCCCCGTCGTCATCGCGGCGATCGTGATCGGCTGGATCCTCCGGCCGGACAACGGGGCGCTTAACACCATCCTCGAGAAGATCGGGCTCGGCGCTCTCGCCCACGACTGGCTCGGCAGCCCCGACACCGCGCTGCTCAGCATCATGGCGATCATGGTCTGGGTCCAGCTCGGCTACCCGATCGTGATCTTCATGGCGGCTCTCCAGCGGGTCGACCCCGAGCTGTACGAGGCCGCCGAACTCGACGGGGCCAACTGGTTCCAGCGCTTCCGTTCGATCACCGTCAGCATCATCCGCCCCGAGATCTTCGTCGTCACCCTCACCTGCACGATCGCAGCGTTGAAGGTGTTCGGTCCGATCTACACCCTCACCCGCGGCGGCCCCGGCACGTCGACCATCGTGCCCAGCTACTACTCGTACAGCGAGTTCTTCCAGAGTCAGCAGGTCGGCTACGGAGCGACGATCGCCACTGCGCTCACCGTCCTGATCGTCATCGTCGCGATCCTTTTCATCATCGCCCAGAACCGGGCTGAGCGCAGGGAGAACGAGCGCTGATGTCCACTACTCTCGCCCCACAGAAGCAGAGCCCGCGCAAGCGCGACGACGACTCGAAGGTGCTTTCCGCATCCGGAAACCGTCTGCGACGCCAGAAGCCGAAGCGCAAGGCGTCGGACTGGATCATCCTGATCGCGGCGATCGTCATCGGCCTGGTCATCGCCGTGCCGTTCCTGATGATCCTGATCAACTCGTTCAAGTCGCCGACCGACTACAACCAGGGCGGTCCGCTCCAGCTTCCGACCCACCTGTACTTCGACGGCATCGTCAACTTCTGGAACCGCGTCGACTTCCCGCTGAAGCTGTGGAACTCCATCTTCATCAGCGGCGTCGTATCGATCCTCGCGGTCGTGATCTCTGTGCTGAACGCCTACGCTCTCGGCATCGGGCGGGTGAAAGCCCGTACCTGGATCATCGTGCTGTTCCTGCTGGCGAACATGCTGCCGCAGGAGGCCCTGCTCTACCCGCTTTACTACATGTTCAAGCAGGTCGGACTCTACGACAACGTGTGGAGCGTGATCATCATCTTCACGGTGATCCAGAGCGCGTTCGGCACCTACCTGCTGTCGAGCGTCTACGGCACCTTCCCGAAAGAGATCCTCGAAGCGGCGTCGATCGACGGCGCGGGCCGGTGGCGCATCCTGTGGCGCGTCGTCGTGCCGATCTCGCGACCGACGCTCAGTGTGCTTCTCATCTTCTTCTTCATCTGGACCTGGAATGAATTCCTGATCCCGCTGACGTTCCTGGTGAGCAACGACAACCAGACCGTGCCCGTAGCCATCAGCGTTCTGCAGGGCGACCGGCTGATGGATGTGACCACGACGAGCGCATCCGCCCTCCTCGGCCTCATCCCGACACTCGTCTTCTTCCTGATCTTCCAGCGCACGCTGACGCGGGGGATCACCGCAGGCGCCGTCAAGTAGCGCGGCGTCGGCCGATCGTTCCACCCACGCAGTAGTTCCAACCCACGCAGTAAAGGACAACACCGAGTGAAATTCACCGATGGCTTCTGGCAGACCCGACCGGGAGTGACGCCACTCTACGCAGCCGAGGCGTTCGACATCGTCGCAGGCGAACACACCCTGACAGTGACCGCCCCGACGAAGGCGATCGAGTCGCGCGGCGACACGCTGAACCGGGCCGTGCTCACCGTGACGCTGACGTCGCCCCTCCCGAACATCGTCGGGGTCACCATCGAACACTTCAGGGGCGGCCGGGACGAGCGCGGGTTCGAGCTGTTCTCCGAAGAAGGGCACGGCGTGGTCGAGGTGGTCGACGAGGCGGGCATCCTCCGCAGCGGCGACCTGACGGCGACCGTGACCGGCGGCGCACCCTGGAACCTCACATTCTCAGCGGACGGACGCACCCTCACGTCGAGCGGGCACAAGTCCGTCGGCTACATCGAGGTCGCGCCCCATGCGGAGGTGACCAGCGGTATCGTCGGCAACGCGCGGGTCGCCGACACGCAGCATCCGTCGCGCCCCACCACCTACGTGCACGAACAGCTCTCGATCGGCGTCGGCGAGCTCGTCTACGGACTCGGAGAGCGGTTCGGACCGCTCGTCAAGAACGGCCAGGTCGTCGACATCTGGAACGCCGACGGCGGCACCTCGAGCGAGCAGGCCTACAAGAACGTGCCGTTCTACCTGACGAACCGCGGCTACGGCGTCCTCGTCGACAACCCGGGCCACGTCTCGTACGAGATCGGCTCCGAGTCGGTCGAGCGCGTGCAGTTCTCGGTTTCCGGCGAGAGCCTCCGGTACTACGTCATCTACGGGCCGACGCCGAAGGAGATACTCGAGCGCTACACGGCCCTCACCGGCCGCCCCGCATCCGTGCCGGCCTGGTCGTTCGGCCTCTGGCTCTCCACCA
It encodes the following:
- a CDS encoding carbohydrate ABC transporter permease, whose protein sequence is MSTTLAPQKQSPRKRDDDSKVLSASGNRLRRQKPKRKASDWIILIAAIVIGLVIAVPFLMILINSFKSPTDYNQGGPLQLPTHLYFDGIVNFWNRVDFPLKLWNSIFISGVVSILAVVISVLNAYALGIGRVKARTWIIVLFLLANMLPQEALLYPLYYMFKQVGLYDNVWSVIIIFTVIQSAFGTYLLSSVYGTFPKEILEAASIDGAGRWRILWRVVVPISRPTLSVLLIFFFIWTWNEFLIPLTFLVSNDNQTVPVAISVLQGDRLMDVTTTSASALLGLIPTLVFFLIFQRTLTRGITAGAVK
- a CDS encoding carbohydrate ABC transporter permease — its product is MADAAVAERPRVKNRRAGDALLPSSGRGSFWFYLVPGFVLLLVIVIVPLLWNVYLSFTSYRGIRPPKWIGLANWTKLFSDEKFWTSFGNSVAMIVAMVIIPTLLGLVLAAMLFDLVGKKFGGKLASFLRATYYLPQILPVVIAAIVIGWILRPDNGALNTILEKIGLGALAHDWLGSPDTALLSIMAIMVWVQLGYPIVIFMAALQRVDPELYEAAELDGANWFQRFRSITVSIIRPEIFVVTLTCTIAALKVFGPIYTLTRGGPGTSTIVPSYYSYSEFFQSQQVGYGATIATALTVLIVIVAILFIIAQNRAERRENER